A genomic region of Christiangramia sp. OXR-203 contains the following coding sequences:
- a CDS encoding acetyl-CoA C-acyltransferase: MNKEVVIVSAARTPIGSFLGSLSSIPATKLGSIAIKGALDKINLKPEMVQEVLMGNVVQAGNGQAPARQASLGAGIPDSVPCTTVNKVCASGMKTVMQAAQSIMLGDNDIVVAGGMENMSLIPHYVHMRNGKKFGPATLEDGMQKDGLVDAYDHNAMGVCADLCASEHNFSREDQDDFARKSYERSAQAWKDGKFDNEVVPVEVPQRKGDPVIVNEDEEFKNVRMDKISSLRPAFSKNGTVTAANASTINDGAGAVVLMSREKADELGLKPLATIKSFADAATEPKWFTTAPSKALPKAIEKAGISLDDVDFFEFNEAFAVVGLANMKILGLSDKNTNVNGGAVSLGHPLGCSGVRILITLLNVLEQNNGKIGAAAICNGGGGASAMVIERHS, from the coding sequence ATGAATAAAGAAGTAGTTATAGTAAGCGCTGCGAGAACTCCAATTGGTAGTTTTCTTGGTAGCTTATCCAGCATTCCTGCAACTAAATTAGGCTCAATAGCCATTAAAGGTGCTCTTGATAAAATCAATCTAAAACCTGAAATGGTTCAGGAAGTTTTGATGGGTAATGTTGTACAGGCCGGTAATGGTCAGGCACCCGCAAGACAGGCATCACTTGGTGCCGGAATTCCTGATTCTGTTCCATGTACTACAGTAAATAAGGTATGTGCCAGCGGTATGAAAACAGTAATGCAGGCAGCTCAATCTATTATGCTTGGTGATAACGATATTGTTGTTGCCGGTGGAATGGAAAATATGAGTTTGATCCCTCATTATGTTCACATGAGAAATGGGAAGAAATTTGGACCTGCTACTTTGGAAGACGGAATGCAAAAGGATGGTTTAGTAGACGCCTACGATCATAATGCAATGGGTGTTTGCGCCGACTTATGTGCTTCTGAACATAACTTTTCACGTGAGGATCAGGATGATTTTGCTAGAAAATCTTACGAAAGATCTGCTCAGGCCTGGAAGGATGGGAAATTTGACAATGAAGTAGTTCCTGTAGAGGTTCCTCAAAGAAAAGGTGACCCTGTAATCGTAAATGAAGATGAAGAATTTAAGAATGTTCGAATGGACAAGATTTCTTCTTTAAGACCTGCTTTTTCTAAAAATGGAACAGTAACCGCTGCAAATGCATCTACCATCAACGATGGTGCTGGTGCTGTAGTTTTGATGAGCCGCGAAAAGGCTGACGAACTTGGACTAAAGCCTTTAGCTACAATCAAAAGTTTTGCTGATGCTGCTACAGAACCAAAGTGGTTTACTACTGCTCCATCCAAAGCTTTACCTAAAGCTATCGAGAAAGCTGGAATTAGCCTTGATGACGTTGATTTCTTTGAGTTTAATGAAGCCTTTGCCGTAGTTGGACTTGCGAACATGAAGATCTTAGGATTATCAGACAAGAATACAAACGTTAACGGTGGTGCAGTATCGCTTGGACATCCACTTGGATGTAGTGGAGTTCGTATTCTAATCACGCTACTAAACGTACTGGAACAAAATAATGGAAAAATTGGTGCCGCAGCGATTTGTAATGGTGGCGGTGGAGCATCAGCAATGGTTATAGAACGTCATTCATAA
- a CDS encoding NlpC/P60 family protein, with protein sequence MQYGICHLSIVPLRNSSSAEGEMVSQILYGEHFKILERRAHFSKIRNSHDSFEAWIDNKQYRMIEESDYQKLDNQTLQLSSDLIEFITDEKGLLMPIVLGSSVRFSLQLNHKFEGEYDNASERTKSDLIITASLYINTPQTSGGRTPFGIDAAGFTQAVYRINGYKLDREAASQAKQGEALSFIEESEPGDLAFFDDHDGVINHVGMMMQDNYIIHVDGKVRIDRIDHSGIFSTELQKHTHKLRVIKKII encoded by the coding sequence ATGCAATATGGAATTTGCCATTTAAGTATTGTTCCGCTTAGAAATTCATCATCTGCAGAAGGTGAAATGGTTTCTCAAATTTTGTATGGTGAACACTTCAAGATTCTTGAAAGAAGAGCACACTTCAGCAAGATTAGAAATTCTCATGACAGCTTCGAAGCCTGGATTGATAACAAGCAATATAGAATGATTGAAGAATCTGACTATCAAAAATTAGATAATCAGACTCTTCAATTATCCTCAGACCTTATCGAATTTATTACAGATGAAAAAGGTTTGCTTATGCCCATAGTTTTGGGTAGTTCAGTTAGATTTTCATTGCAGCTGAATCACAAATTCGAAGGAGAATATGATAATGCTTCCGAACGCACAAAGTCCGACCTTATTATTACAGCCAGCTTATATATTAACACTCCTCAAACTTCTGGTGGTAGAACTCCATTCGGAATAGATGCAGCTGGTTTTACTCAGGCTGTATATAGAATTAATGGATATAAACTGGACAGGGAAGCTGCTTCACAGGCTAAACAAGGAGAAGCTCTTAGTTTTATTGAAGAAAGTGAACCCGGAGATTTGGCATTTTTCGATGATCACGATGGAGTTATTAACCATGTGGGAATGATGATGCAGGACAACTATATCATTCATGTAGATGGAAAAGTTCGAATTGACAGAATAGACCATTCAGGAATTTTTAGTACAGAACTTCAAAAGCATACTCACAAACTGCGTGTGATTAAAAAGATCATCTAG
- a CDS encoding tetratricopeptide repeat protein has protein sequence MKTNILTAAAVSFLTMTTFAQKDQVKNAEDAIEDKNFTEAKAQLKVAEANLSELNDKWQERFYLYKGKAYSSGNPTNEDVQTAAMAYAKAVELGNEDASAALTKMKNDLINSAIEDQGKEDYKSAADKLYTSYQISKQDTVYLYYAANNLVNAQEYGKAVEYLEELSDLGYDGSGKSYTAVNIETGEKENMGSKEQMDLMVKTGQYKDPKVEPIPSKKGEIASLVARIYINQEQYDKAIESIDAAKAANPNDVDLLLSEANMYYQMGEKEKAISILEEAGNMDKSNPGVYNNIGLMYAEIDNTEKAVESYKTALEIDSEYNEARINMVAAMLGEERALIDEMNNLGMSKKDNARYDELDAQRKDLYKKVLPYLEKAMEVDPENKEIVKTAMNLYTNLDQQEKADALKDRL, from the coding sequence ATGAAAACGAATATCTTAACGGCTGCGGCTGTGTCATTTCTAACCATGACGACGTTCGCACAGAAGGACCAGGTTAAAAATGCGGAAGACGCTATTGAGGACAAAAACTTTACTGAAGCTAAGGCTCAGCTAAAAGTTGCTGAAGCAAATCTTTCCGAATTAAACGATAAATGGCAAGAGAGATTTTACCTATATAAAGGTAAAGCTTATTCTTCTGGAAATCCTACGAATGAAGATGTGCAAACAGCAGCTATGGCTTACGCTAAAGCGGTAGAGCTTGGAAACGAGGATGCTTCCGCAGCACTGACTAAAATGAAGAATGATCTTATTAACTCTGCAATTGAAGACCAGGGGAAAGAAGATTACAAGTCGGCAGCAGATAAATTATACACAAGCTACCAAATAAGCAAACAGGATACTGTATATCTATATTATGCTGCTAACAATTTAGTGAATGCTCAGGAATATGGTAAGGCTGTTGAATATCTTGAAGAACTAAGTGATCTTGGTTACGATGGTTCCGGTAAGTCTTATACTGCCGTAAATATTGAAACTGGGGAAAAAGAGAACATGGGTTCTAAAGAACAAATGGATCTTATGGTAAAGACAGGACAATATAAGGATCCCAAAGTAGAACCAATTCCTTCTAAAAAAGGAGAGATTGCTTCCTTAGTTGCCAGAATTTATATTAACCAGGAGCAATACGATAAGGCTATCGAATCTATTGACGCTGCAAAAGCTGCAAACCCGAATGATGTAGATCTATTACTTTCAGAAGCAAATATGTACTACCAGATGGGTGAGAAGGAAAAAGCTATCTCAATCCTGGAAGAAGCTGGAAACATGGATAAATCCAACCCTGGTGTATACAACAACATTGGATTGATGTATGCTGAAATTGATAATACTGAAAAGGCTGTAGAAAGTTATAAAACTGCATTAGAGATCGATTCAGAATACAATGAAGCAAGAATCAATATGGTTGCTGCAATGTTAGGTGAGGAGAGAGCACTTATCGATGAGATGAACAATCTTGGTATGAGCAAAAAGGATAATGCCCGTTATGATGAACTTGATGCTCAAAGAAAAGACCTTTACAAAAAGGTTTTACCATACCTTGAAAAAGCTATGGAAGTAGATCCAGAAAATAAGGAGATCGTTAAAACAGCGATGAATTTATATACCAATCTTGATCAACAAGAAAAAGCAGATGCTTTAAAGGATAGGTTATAA
- the gyrA gene encoding DNA gyrase subunit A — MAEGEKLIPINIEDEMKSAYIDYSMSVIVSRALPDVRDGLKPVHRRVLYGMYELGVLSNRAYKKSARIVGEVLGKYHPHGDSSVYDTMVRMAQEWSMRYMLVDGQGNFGSVDGDSPAAMRYTEARMRKISEDMLADIDKETVDTQLNFDDSLSEPVVMPTRVPNLLVNGASGIAVGMATNMPPHNLNEVIDGTIAYIENHDIEIDELIQYIKAPDFPTGGIIYGYDGVKEAFKTGRGRVVMRAKSHMEEIAGREYLVVTEIPYQVNKADMIKKTADLVNDKKIEGISLIRDESDRNGMRIVYQLKRDAIPNIVLNTLFKHTALQSSFSVNNIALVNGRPQMLNLKDLIHHFIEHRHDVVVRRTEFELRKAKERAHILEGLIIASDNIDEVIALIRSSSNAEEARNKLIDRFELSEIQAKAIVEMRLRQLTGLEQDKLRAEYDDIIKTIEDLEDILARKERRMEVIKEELLEVQEKYGDERRSQIEYAGGDLSIEDMIPDEKVVITISHAGYIKRTSLNEYKTQNRGGVGQKGSNTRNEDFLEYLFVGTNHQYMLFFTQNGKCYWMRVYEIPEGSKASKGRAIQNLINIEPEDKVNAFICTQDLKDEDYVNNHFVIMATKKGQVKKTSLEKYSRPRTNGINAITIKDGDELLEAKLTTGNSQVMLGLKSGKAIRFEESKTRPMGRNASGVRGITLADDKDEVVGMVSVNEFDSDILVVSENGYGKRSSLEDYRITNRGGKGVKTISVTEKTGQLVAIKNVSDDDDLMIINKSGIVIRMAVENLRVMGRATQGVRLINLKGNDSIAAVAKVLHDEDDVELMEDAEKPVGGESQTDGTTIVDDSEE, encoded by the coding sequence ATGGCTGAAGGAGAAAAGCTAATTCCTATCAATATTGAAGATGAAATGAAATCTGCCTATATCGATTATTCGATGTCGGTCATTGTGTCACGTGCACTACCAGATGTACGTGATGGATTGAAACCTGTACATAGACGTGTGCTTTACGGTATGTATGAGCTTGGAGTACTTTCAAATAGAGCCTATAAGAAATCTGCGAGAATCGTAGGGGAGGTATTAGGTAAGTATCACCCGCACGGGGATTCTTCTGTATATGATACTATGGTGCGTATGGCCCAGGAATGGAGCATGCGATATATGCTTGTAGACGGCCAGGGTAACTTTGGATCTGTAGACGGGGATAGTCCTGCAGCGATGCGTTATACTGAAGCGCGTATGCGTAAGATCAGTGAGGACATGCTTGCAGATATTGACAAGGAAACGGTAGATACCCAGCTGAATTTTGATGACTCGTTAAGTGAGCCTGTAGTAATGCCTACACGAGTGCCAAATTTATTGGTGAACGGAGCCAGCGGTATTGCTGTTGGTATGGCGACTAATATGCCTCCTCATAATTTAAATGAAGTTATAGATGGTACCATCGCTTATATCGAAAATCACGATATCGAGATCGATGAACTTATACAATATATAAAGGCGCCAGATTTTCCAACAGGAGGAATCATTTATGGTTATGATGGTGTAAAGGAAGCTTTCAAAACTGGAAGAGGTAGAGTTGTAATGCGTGCTAAATCGCACATGGAAGAGATTGCGGGTCGTGAATATCTGGTTGTTACAGAAATTCCATATCAGGTGAACAAAGCTGATATGATCAAAAAAACAGCAGACCTTGTAAATGACAAGAAGATCGAAGGGATCAGTCTCATTAGAGATGAGTCTGATAGAAATGGTATGCGTATCGTATACCAATTGAAAAGAGATGCTATTCCTAACATCGTTCTTAATACATTATTTAAACACACAGCCTTACAGTCTTCCTTTAGTGTAAATAATATTGCATTGGTGAATGGAAGACCGCAAATGTTGAATTTAAAAGATCTTATTCATCACTTCATAGAACACAGACATGATGTGGTTGTAAGAAGGACTGAATTTGAACTGCGGAAGGCAAAGGAGCGTGCCCACATCCTGGAAGGATTGATCATTGCTTCTGATAATATAGACGAAGTGATCGCATTGATACGCTCTTCTTCTAATGCTGAAGAAGCACGTAATAAATTAATTGATCGTTTTGAACTTTCAGAAATTCAGGCTAAAGCGATCGTAGAAATGCGATTGAGACAACTTACCGGTCTTGAACAGGATAAGCTGAGAGCTGAATATGATGACATCATTAAAACAATCGAAGATCTCGAAGATATTCTGGCTCGAAAAGAGCGTAGAATGGAAGTGATCAAGGAGGAACTTCTGGAAGTACAGGAAAAGTACGGGGATGAAAGAAGATCTCAAATTGAATATGCCGGTGGTGATCTTAGTATCGAAGATATGATCCCGGATGAGAAGGTAGTGATCACTATTTCTCATGCTGGTTATATCAAACGTACTTCACTAAACGAATATAAGACTCAGAATAGAGGAGGAGTTGGCCAAAAAGGATCTAACACCAGAAATGAAGATTTCCTTGAATACCTTTTTGTAGGTACCAACCACCAGTATATGTTATTCTTTACTCAAAACGGTAAATGTTACTGGATGAGAGTTTATGAAATTCCGGAAGGAAGTAAAGCTTCCAAAGGAAGAGCAATTCAAAACCTTATTAACATTGAACCTGAAGATAAGGTGAATGCCTTTATCTGTACTCAGGATCTTAAGGATGAAGATTATGTAAATAATCATTTTGTGATCATGGCTACCAAAAAAGGACAGGTCAAGAAAACAAGCCTTGAGAAATATAGCCGTCCAAGAACAAATGGTATTAATGCAATAACTATTAAGGACGGTGATGAATTGCTGGAAGCAAAACTAACGACTGGTAATAGCCAGGTGATGTTAGGGCTTAAAAGTGGTAAGGCAATTAGATTTGAGGAAAGCAAAACCCGACCTATGGGTAGAAATGCCTCAGGTGTTCGCGGAATTACGCTTGCCGATGATAAAGATGAAGTTGTTGGAATGGTTTCGGTGAACGAATTTGATTCAGATATTCTCGTAGTTTCTGAGAATGGTTATGGTAAAAGATCAAGCCTGGAAGATTACCGAATCACAAATAGAGGTGGAAAAGGAGTTAAAACAATTTCAGTTACGGAGAAAACAGGACAACTTGTCGCTATTAAGAACGTATCAGACGATGATGATCTAATGATCATTAATAAATCGGGGATCGTAATTAGAATGGCTGTTGAGAATCTAAGAGTTATGGGCCGTGCTACACAGGGTGTAAGACTTATAAACCTTAAGGGTAATGATTCTATAGCTGCAGTGGCAAAAGTATTGCATGATGAAGATGATGTTGAGTTAATGGAAGATGCGGAAAAGCCTGTAGGCGGGGAGAGTCAGACCGATGGCACGACTATTGTAGATGATAGTGAAGAATAA
- a CDS encoding ATP-dependent Clp protease ATP-binding subunit: MDDNFSPRVKDVIAYSKEEALRLGHDFIGTEHLMLGLLRDGDGKAIDILTALEIDLSHLRRKVEILSPANPNTVTISNEKKNLHLTRQAERALKTTFLEAKLFQSASINTAHLLLCILRNENDPTTKLLNKLRIDYDGVKDQFKYMIASDETDFSDSPTAESFSDDEGDEATRENPFSGGGGASTGKTNKKSKTPVLDNFGRDLTAMAEADKLDPVVGREKEIERVSQILSRRKKNNPLLIGEPGVGKSAIAEGLALRIVKRKVSRILFDKRVVTLDLASLVAGTKYRGQFEERMKAVMNELEKNDDIILFIDEIHTIVGAGGATGSLDASNMFKPALARGEIQCIGATTLDEYRQYIEKDGALERRFQKVIVEPTTVDETIEILNNIKDKYEDHHNVQYTNEAIEACVKLTNRYMTDRFLPDKAIDALDEAGSRVHITNIDVPKQVLDLERRLEEVRENKNSVVKKQKYEEAAKLRDDEKNLEKELAVAQEKWEEESKKHKEIVSEDSVADVVSMMTGIPVNRIAQTESNKLVELPQLIKGKVIGQDEAVGKVVKAIQRNRAGLKDPNKPIGSFIFLGQTGVGKTQLAKVLARELFDNDDALIRIDMSEYMEKFAVSRLIGAPPGYVGYEEGGQLTEKVRRKPYAVILLDEVEKAHPDVFNMLLQVLDDGYLTDSLGRKIDFRNTIIIMTSNIGARKLKDFGQGVGFGTTAQKSQVDENARSVIENALKKAFAPEFLNRIDDVVIFNGLEREDIHKIIDIELAKLFGRIQGLGYDLTLTEKAKDFIADKGFDRQYGARPLNRAIQKYIEDALAEEIITSNLKEGDKITMDLDEEKSELTIDIQKSVETE, encoded by the coding sequence ATGGATGATAATTTTTCACCAAGAGTAAAAGACGTTATTGCTTACAGTAAAGAGGAAGCATTAAGGCTTGGTCATGATTTCATTGGAACTGAGCATCTAATGCTGGGGTTGTTGCGAGATGGAGACGGGAAAGCTATAGATATTCTAACCGCATTGGAAATTGACCTTAGCCATTTGAGACGTAAAGTCGAGATACTAAGTCCTGCAAATCCCAATACTGTTACTATAAGTAATGAAAAGAAAAACCTGCATCTTACCAGACAGGCAGAGCGAGCATTGAAAACTACATTTCTGGAAGCCAAACTATTCCAGAGTGCCTCGATTAATACCGCACACTTATTATTGTGTATTCTTAGAAATGAGAATGACCCGACTACCAAACTGCTCAATAAATTGAGAATAGACTACGATGGCGTTAAAGATCAGTTTAAATATATGATCGCTAGCGATGAAACCGACTTTTCAGATAGTCCGACAGCGGAGTCATTTTCAGATGATGAAGGAGATGAAGCTACGAGGGAAAATCCGTTTAGCGGAGGCGGCGGAGCCAGTACAGGTAAAACCAATAAGAAATCAAAAACTCCGGTTCTAGATAATTTTGGAAGAGACCTCACTGCAATGGCTGAAGCTGACAAGCTGGATCCTGTGGTTGGTAGAGAAAAAGAGATCGAAAGAGTTTCTCAGATTCTTAGTCGTAGAAAGAAAAACAATCCTTTACTAATTGGAGAACCAGGAGTTGGTAAATCTGCAATCGCTGAAGGATTAGCACTAAGAATCGTAAAAAGAAAGGTGTCCAGAATTTTATTCGATAAAAGAGTGGTTACCCTTGATCTTGCTAGCTTAGTTGCCGGCACAAAATATCGTGGCCAGTTCGAGGAAAGAATGAAGGCTGTGATGAACGAGCTAGAAAAGAATGATGATATCATCCTTTTTATAGATGAAATTCATACGATCGTTGGAGCAGGTGGTGCAACGGGTAGTCTGGATGCCAGTAATATGTTCAAACCTGCACTTGCAAGGGGTGAAATACAATGTATTGGTGCTACCACCCTTGATGAGTACAGACAATATATCGAAAAGGACGGTGCTCTAGAAAGAAGATTCCAGAAGGTTATAGTGGAGCCTACTACGGTAGATGAGACCATAGAAATCCTTAATAATATCAAAGATAAATATGAGGATCACCACAATGTGCAGTATACAAATGAAGCGATTGAAGCTTGTGTAAAGTTGACAAATCGCTATATGACCGACAGGTTTTTACCAGATAAGGCTATAGATGCTTTAGATGAAGCAGGATCTAGAGTCCATATCACCAATATCGATGTGCCAAAACAGGTACTCGATCTTGAAAGAAGACTTGAAGAGGTTCGGGAAAATAAAAATTCTGTAGTCAAAAAACAGAAGTATGAAGAAGCGGCTAAACTTAGAGATGATGAAAAAAATCTTGAAAAAGAACTTGCGGTAGCTCAGGAAAAATGGGAAGAAGAGTCCAAAAAACATAAGGAAATTGTTTCTGAAGATAGCGTCGCTGATGTAGTTTCGATGATGACTGGAATTCCGGTAAATCGTATTGCTCAAACCGAGAGTAATAAACTTGTGGAACTTCCTCAATTGATCAAGGGGAAAGTAATTGGACAGGATGAAGCTGTAGGGAAAGTTGTCAAAGCCATACAGAGAAATCGCGCCGGACTTAAAGATCCAAATAAACCAATTGGTTCATTTATATTCCTTGGACAAACTGGTGTTGGTAAGACGCAGTTGGCTAAAGTTTTAGCTAGGGAACTATTTGATAATGATGATGCTCTTATCAGAATTGATATGAGTGAGTATATGGAGAAATTCGCTGTTTCCAGGTTAATTGGAGCACCTCCTGGATATGTAGGTTACGAGGAAGGTGGACAACTTACCGAGAAAGTTCGTAGAAAGCCTTACGCTGTGATCCTCCTGGATGAGGTGGAAAAAGCACACCCAGATGTATTTAATATGCTATTACAGGTGTTAGACGATGGTTATCTTACTGATAGTCTTGGAAGAAAAATCGATTTCAGAAACACGATCATAATTATGACCTCCAATATTGGAGCTAGAAAATTGAAAGACTTTGGACAGGGTGTTGGTTTTGGTACTACCGCTCAGAAATCTCAGGTAGATGAAAATGCCAGAAGCGTTATCGAAAATGCACTTAAGAAAGCATTCGCTCCCGAGTTTTTAAATAGAATTGACGATGTGGTGATATTTAATGGTCTTGAAAGAGAAGATATTCATAAAATCATTGATATCGAACTTGCGAAATTGTTTGGTAGAATTCAAGGACTTGGATACGATCTTACTCTTACAGAGAAAGCCAAAGATTTTATTGCTGATAAAGGTTTTGACAGGCAATACGGTGCCAGACCTTTAAATCGAGCGATTCAGAAATATATCGAGGATGCTTTAGCTGAAGAGATCATTACTTCTAATTTGAAGGAGGGTGATAAGATCACGATGGATCTGGATGAAGAAAAAAGCGAACTGACCATAGATATTCAGAAATCTGTAGAAACTGAATAA
- a CDS encoding NAD(P)H-hydrate dehydratase: MKILTAAQLAEADKVTLEKQEITSEELMERAGTLVFNEIHKRLQGAPIPIKIFCGIGNNGGDGLVVGRHLIQHGYEVRTFVVNYSDKRSEDFLSNYEKLKEITNDWPELIKSENGFPEIHTGDFVIDALFGIGLNRPVEGWPASLINLINTSQASVLSIDMPSGLAPDKIFKDGAVVQAGYTLSFQSPKLSFYLPDTMDYVGDLQVIDIALDREYLGNVDSKIFLIGKEEAQSLYRSRKINSHKGDYGKVLIIGGSYGKMGSVTLTSRAAMRSGTGLCTVFIPECGYDALQISNPEVMVLTDENSKMITKLPLNFDADVYCFGMGAGTNDATAKAFEEFLKTQNKPIVVDADGINILSKKKSLLEKMPENSVITPHPGELKRLIGEWKDDFDKLEKVKALSKKFKLIVVVKGAHTFIINNEEIYINSSGNPGMATAGSGDVLSGVITSFVGQKYSSLAATILAVYLHGSSGTIASDQLGYESLLAGDIADNIGRAVQELFNRNPESVQKN; the protein is encoded by the coding sequence ATGAAAATACTTACGGCAGCACAATTGGCAGAGGCAGATAAGGTTACTCTGGAAAAGCAGGAAATCACTTCAGAAGAACTAATGGAGAGGGCAGGAACGCTTGTATTTAATGAAATTCATAAAAGATTGCAGGGAGCTCCGATTCCCATAAAAATTTTCTGCGGAATTGGTAATAATGGAGGAGATGGGTTGGTAGTTGGCAGGCATCTTATTCAGCATGGATACGAGGTTCGCACATTTGTAGTGAATTATAGTGATAAAAGATCTGAAGATTTTTTGAGCAATTATGAGAAGTTGAAGGAAATCACAAATGACTGGCCGGAACTTATTAAGAGCGAAAACGGTTTCCCTGAAATTCATACTGGTGATTTTGTTATAGACGCGTTGTTTGGAATTGGTTTGAACCGACCAGTAGAAGGCTGGCCTGCTAGTTTAATTAATTTAATAAATACTTCACAAGCTTCTGTCTTATCTATCGATATGCCGAGTGGTTTAGCGCCAGATAAGATTTTTAAAGATGGAGCAGTAGTTCAGGCAGGATATACTCTGAGCTTCCAATCTCCTAAACTAAGTTTTTACCTGCCAGACACCATGGATTATGTTGGCGATCTACAGGTCATCGATATAGCACTTGATCGGGAATATTTGGGAAATGTGGATTCAAAAATATTCCTGATAGGAAAAGAGGAGGCTCAAAGCCTATATAGATCAAGAAAAATAAACTCACATAAAGGCGACTATGGAAAGGTTTTGATCATTGGAGGGAGTTACGGTAAAATGGGAAGTGTCACTCTAACTTCAAGGGCGGCAATGCGCTCAGGCACCGGACTCTGTACGGTTTTCATTCCGGAATGTGGGTATGATGCCCTCCAAATATCTAATCCGGAGGTTATGGTACTCACAGATGAAAATTCTAAGATGATCACCAAGTTACCTTTAAATTTCGATGCTGATGTTTATTGCTTCGGAATGGGAGCAGGAACCAATGATGCTACAGCTAAAGCTTTTGAAGAATTTTTAAAAACACAGAATAAACCAATTGTGGTTGATGCTGATGGGATTAATATCTTATCGAAGAAAAAGTCACTTTTGGAAAAAATGCCTGAAAATTCGGTCATCACGCCTCACCCAGGGGAGTTAAAAAGACTAATAGGGGAGTGGAAGGATGATTTTGATAAACTTGAAAAGGTCAAAGCCTTAAGTAAAAAGTTTAAACTTATCGTCGTAGTAAAGGGCGCTCATACTTTTATAATAAATAACGAAGAGATCTATATAAATTCTTCGGGTAATCCGGGAATGGCAACTGCTGGTAGTGGTGATGTTCTCTCTGGTGTTATAACAAGTTTTGTAGGTCAGAAATATAGTAGCCTTGCTGCGACAATTCTGGCTGTTTACTTACATGGTTCAAGCGGTACAATAGCAAGTGATCAATTAGGGTATGAAAGTTTGCTTGCTGGCGACATCGCAGATAACATTGGTCGGGCAGTTCAGGAACTATTCAATAGAAATCCGGAATCAGTTCAAAAGAATTAA
- the gcvT gene encoding glycine cleavage system aminomethyltransferase GcvT produces the protein MKEVALSAIHNELNAKMVPFAGYNMPVSYEGVNIEHQTVREKLGVFDVSHMGEFLISGENALKLIQKISSNDASKLTDGKAQYSTMPNEDGGIVDDLIIYRLEADKYLLVVNASNIDKDWNWISQHNDVDATMRDMSDELSLLAIQGPKAAEAMQSLTSIDLQNMKFYTFEVGTFAGVEKVIVSATGYTGSGGFEIYFKNEDAPQIWAAVMEAGEEFGIKPIGLAARDTLRLEMGYSLYGNDIDDTTSPIEAGLGWITKFSKDFINSEALKKQKEEGPKRKLVAFEMDERAIPRQGYDIVDENGKKIGEVTSGTMSPSLEKGIGLGYVPVEVAGVGNKISIQIRKKAVQATQVKLPFYKG, from the coding sequence ATGAAAGAAGTAGCCCTGTCTGCAATACACAATGAATTAAATGCCAAAATGGTACCTTTTGCTGGATACAATATGCCAGTATCTTATGAAGGTGTAAACATTGAACATCAAACTGTACGAGAAAAACTCGGTGTTTTTGACGTTAGCCACATGGGAGAATTTCTGATTTCCGGAGAAAATGCACTGAAACTTATTCAGAAGATCAGTTCTAACGATGCTTCAAAACTTACAGATGGGAAAGCTCAGTATTCTACGATGCCTAACGAAGATGGTGGTATTGTAGATGATCTTATTATATACAGGCTGGAAGCAGATAAGTATTTGTTAGTTGTAAACGCTTCGAACATTGATAAGGACTGGAATTGGATCTCTCAGCATAATGATGTAGATGCGACTATGCGTGATATGAGTGATGAATTATCATTACTGGCGATACAGGGACCTAAAGCTGCTGAAGCAATGCAATCCCTTACATCGATCGATCTTCAAAATATGAAATTTTACACTTTCGAGGTCGGAACCTTTGCCGGTGTAGAAAAAGTGATCGTTTCAGCTACAGGTTATACGGGAAGTGGCGGGTTTGAAATTTATTTTAAAAATGAAGATGCTCCTCAAATCTGGGCGGCAGTAATGGAAGCGGGAGAAGAATTTGGTATAAAACCAATAGGACTCGCAGCAAGAGATACCCTAAGACTGGAAATGGGATATTCCTTATACGGGAATGATATTGACGATACTACCTCTCCTATTGAAGCAGGTCTAGGCTGGATCACGAAATTCAGTAAAGATTTTATAAATAGTGAAGCGCTTAAAAAGCAAAAAGAAGAAGGTCCAAAACGAAAGTTAGTCGCATTTGAAATGGATGAAAGAGCTATCCCCAGACAGGGATACGATATTGTAGATGAAAACGGCAAGAAAATTGGAGAAGTCACTTCGGGCACCATGTCACCATCCCTTGAAAAAGGAATTGGTTTAGGATATGTACCGGTAGAAGTTGCTGGTGTTGGAAACAAGATTTCCATTCAGATAAGAAAAAAAGCTGTACAAGCAACTCAGGTGAAATTGCCCTTTTATAAAGGATAA